In the Oncorhynchus keta strain PuntledgeMale-10-30-2019 chromosome 14, Oket_V2, whole genome shotgun sequence genome, one interval contains:
- the LOC118393235 gene encoding huntingtin-interacting protein 1-related protein-like isoform X4, with amino-acid sequence MRHHGNIVEMGQLWGNLHDRHGQLVALYCKLLCTKMEFHMKHSEIRPNLEVTDEVLERVAGTDVNNVFQLTVKVFDYLDAELRLAETVIRQLNTSIAISTTTSGQCRLSPLIQVIQDCSHLYHFTVKLLFKLHACLPADTLQGHRDRFHDQFHSLKTFFNKARDMQYFKRLIQIPKLPESPPNFLHAASLAKHARPVVVIPSEDEPEQQEDDDDDDDDPEPLINVSDVTMPSMMVPQQFDKFDQTFGPSNDKDIQIENLQQDLGKLRADLERVKGEAQRYITQLKSQINSLETELEEQRVQKQRALVENEQLRMELEATRRRNAEHEIVQATFGEAETRVQATEQRYTKLKEKHTELVSSHAELLRKSADTVKILSATHQNQEEVERTKQQLAFEVDRIKLDADMKLEEQKFEMKKLKRDFEEKRAEVEHVKGTLQRTEKVGEQLTSSMLALQVEKERLMRSASEKEAELSSLSQAAQLQQSSLQQERDRSTRELGELQGKLQEKSRREVQLQQKLLEEQFSLLQGTVSEAEYIIQDAVAKLDDPLHIRCTSSPDYLVSRAEATLGSIDKVKKGHSDYLTNMGDAGGLLRALTNFSHLAADTIINGSATAHLAPTDHADRLTENCRGCATQSLQFLKDLKSKASLQRADPASIRIVVEKIMKLGEELRPKGMDVRQDELGDLVDKEMAATSAAIEKAVSRIDEMMNQARMDTSGVKLEVNERILYSCTDLMKAIHLLVLTSTDLQKEIVEGGRGAATIKEFYARNSRWTEGLISASKAVGWGATQMVESADKVVLHTGKYEELIVCSHEIAASTAQLVASSKVKADRNSTKLTALQQASRHVNEMAANVVASTKTGQEHLEDKDTMDFSGMSLIKLKMEEMESQVKVLELENQLGNERLRLGELRKKHYNIAGVPAADLPEGNGLDPLLAPVAPSSPKSSKPSVMRKPDLAQKPNLTPKNMFR; translated from the exons ATGAGACATCACGGTAACATAGTTGAGATGGGGCAACTATGG GGCAACCTTCATGACAGACATGGACAGCTGGTGGCTCTGTACTGTAAGCTCCTTTGCACAAAGATGGAGTTTCACATGAAG CATTCTGAAATCCGACCCAACCTAGAGGTGACAGATGAGGTTCTAGAGCGTGTTGCAGGAACAGACGTCAATAATGT GTTCCAGCTCACTGTGAAAGTGTTTGATTACCTGGATGCAGAGTTGAGGCTAGCCGAGACAG TGATCCGGCAGCTCAACACGTCCATTGCCATCTCTACGACGACGTCAGGCCAGTGTCGCCTGTCCCCCCTCATCCAAGTCATCCAGGACTGCAGTCACCTCTACCACTTCACCGTCAAGCTGCTTTTCAAACTGCATGCCT GTCTCCCAGCAGACACCTTGCAAGGACACCGTGATCGTTTTCATGACCAGTTCCACAG CCTCAAGACCTTCTTCAACAAAGCCAGAGACATGCAGTACTTCAAGAGACTCATCCAGATCCCCAAGCTGCCAGAG TCTCCTCCTAACTTCCTGCACGCGGCTTCCCTGGCCAAGCATGCAAGGCCAGTGGTGGTCATCCCAAGTGAGGATGAGCCCGAGCagcaggaggatgatgatgatgacgatgatgacccTGAACCGCTTATCAACGTCAGCGACGTCACCATGCCCAGCATGATGGTGCCACAG CAGTTCGACAAATTTGATCAGACTTTCGGACCTTCCAATGACAA GGATATCCAGATTGAGAACCTCCAGCAGGACTTGGGGAAGTTGAGGGCAGATCTGGAAAGGGTCAAAGGAGAG GCCCAGCGCTACATCACACAGCTCAAGTCCCAGATTAACAGCCTTGAGACAGAGCTGGAAGAGCAGCGGGTGCAGAAACAGCGTGCCCTGGTGGAGAATGAACAGCTGCGCATGGAGCTGGAGGCCACTCGGCGCCGCAACGCTGAACACGAGATCGTGCAGGCCACCTTCGGAGAGGCCGAGA CGAGAGTCCAGGCCACAGAGCAGCGCTACACCAAGCTAAAGGAGAAGCACACGGAGCTGGTGTCCAGCCATGCTGAACTGCTCAGGAAG AGTGCAGACACCGTGAAGATTCTGTCGGCAACACATCAGAaccaggaggaggtggagaggaccAAGCAGCAGCTGGCTTTCGAGGTGGATCGCATCAAACTGGACGCTGACATGAAG CTTGAGGAGCAGAAGTTTGAGATGAAGAAGCTTAAAAGGGATTTTGAGGAAAAGCGGGCTGAGGTGGAACATGTCAAAGGCACTCTGCAGCGCACTGAGAAG gtggGGGAACAGCTGACCAGCTCTATGTTGGCGCTGCAGGTGGAGAAAGAGCGCCTGATGCGTTCTGCAAGTGAAAAAGAGGCCGAGCTATCGTCCCTGAGCCAGGCTGCACAGCTGCAGCAGTCTTCTCTGCAGCAGGAGAGAGATCGGAGCACCAGGGAGCTGGGAGAGCTGCAGGGCAAGCTGCAGGAGAAG TCCAGACGTGAGGTGCAGTTGCAGCAGAAGCTGCTGGAGGAGCAGTTCTCCCTGCTGCAGGGAACGGTCTCTGAGGCTGAGTACATCATTCAGGACGCTGTGGCCAAGCTGGACGACCCCTTGCATATCCGCTGCACCAGCTCCCCAG ATTACCTGGTCAGTCGGGCAGAGGCCACTTTGGGCTccattgacaaagtgaaaaaaggtCACTCCGACTACCTGACGAACATGGGAG ATGCTGGTGGGCTACTGAGGGCCCTGACCAACTTCTCCCACCTGGCTGCTGACACCATCATCAACGGCAGTGCCACAGCACACTTGGCTCCCACTGACCACGCCGACC GTCTGACAGAGAATTGCAGGGGCTGTGCCACTCAGAGTCTGCAGTTCCTGAAGGATCTCAAGTCCAAGGCCTCCCTTCAGAGGGCAGACCCGGCCTCCATTCGCATAGTGGTTGAAAAGATCATGAAGCTGGGGGAG GAGCTGCGACCTAAAGGCATGGATGTGCGACAGGATGAGCTGGGAGATCTGGTGGACAAGGAGATGGCAGCCACATCAGCAGCCATTGAGAAGGCAGTGAGCAGAATCGAT GAAATGATGAACCAGGCCCGAATGGACACCTCAGGGGTCAAACTTGAGGTCAATGAGAG AATCCTCTACAGCTGCACAGACCTGATGAAG GCCATCCACCTGTTGGTCCTGACATCCACCGACCTACAGAAGGAGATTGTTGAGGGCGGAAGG GGTGCAGCCACTATTAAGGAATTCTACGCCAGGAACTCCCGTTGGACTGAGGGTCTCATCTCTGCCTCCAAAGCTGTGGGATGGGGAGCCACGCAGATGGT TGAGTCTGCTGATAAGGTGGTGCTGCACACTGGCAAATATGAGGAGCTCATTGTCTGCTCCCACGAGATCGCTGCCAGCACGGCACAGTTGGTCGCATCCTCCAAG GTAAAAGCAGACCGCAACAGTACAAAACTGACAGCTCTCCAGCAGGCTTCTCGCCATGTGAACGAGATGGCAGCCAACGTGGTGGCCTCCACCAAGACAGGCCAGGAGCACCTTGAGGAcaagg ATACCATGGACTTCTCTGGAATGTCTCTCATCAAGCTAAAAATGGAGGAAATGGAGTCACAG GTGAAGGTGTTGGAGCTGGAGAATCAGCTGGGTAATGAGCGTCTGCGCCTGGGAGAGCTCAGGAAGAAGCACTATAATATTGCAGGTGTTCCAGCAGCAGACCTCCCGGAGGGCAACGGATTGGACCCCTTGCTTGCCCCTGTTGCACCCTCCTCACCCAAATCCTCCAAGCCTAGTGTCATGAGGAAACCTGACTTGGCTCAGAAACCCAACTTAACGCCTAAAAATATG TTTAGGTAG